Proteins co-encoded in one Fusarium musae strain F31 chromosome 3, whole genome shotgun sequence genomic window:
- the PAC1 gene encoding protein with putative role during mitosis, which translates to MSRTLTSRQAEELHKSIIAYLAANNLQESANAMRTELSLGEDAFDTATAKKYETLLEKKWTSVVRLQKKIMDLEAQNHALQTELNSATPTSLSNRRGDPSSWLPAGPPRHVLQSHRTPINCVAFHPIFSSIASGDEDATIKIWDWEFGELERTVKGHTKAVLDLDYGGPKGHTLLASCSSDLTIKLWDPSNEYQNIRTLPGHDHSVSAVRFIPSGAPGAPLSGNLLASASRDVTVRIWDVTTGYCVKTIRGHVDWIRDVAPSLDGKYLLSTGNDRTVRLWDISVPNPEAKLVMIGHEHFVECCTFAPPAAYSHMATLAGLKKAPPASSTAEFMATGGRDKTIKLWDGRGTCIKTLIGHDNWVRGLVFHPSGKFLLSVSDDKTIRCWDLSQEGKCVKTVEGAHEHFITSLRWAPPIIKDKGPTEEANGDVGTPKKAAAAAPQDVQIRCVIATGSVDMSLRIFSR; encoded by the exons ATGAGCCGGACGTTGACGAGCCGGCAGGCAGAGGAGCT GCATAAATCCATCATCGCCTACCTCGCCGCAAATAACCTGCAGGAAAGCGCCAATGCCATGAGGACGGAGCTCAGTCTTGGGGAGGATGCTTTCGATACGGCGACCGCGAAGAAATACGAGACCCTGCTGGAGAAGAAATGGACAAGTGTCGTGCGGTTACAAAAAAAG ATCATGGATCTAGAAGCACAGAACCACGCCCTTCAGACAGAACTTAATAGCGCTACACCGACATCTCTCTCTAACCGACGAGGagatccatcttcttggctcCCAGCCGGTCCTCCACGACACGTCCTTCAATCGCATCGAACGCCCATCAACTGCGTAGCCTTTCACCCGATCTTTTCGTCTATCGCatctggagatgaagatgccaCTATCAAGATCTGGGATTGGGAGTTTGGCGAGCTTGAAAGGACGGTGAAAGGCCACACCAAAGCGGTTCTCGATCTCGACTATGGCGGCCCGAAAGGTCATACGCTGCTTGCGTCTTGCAGTTCCGATTTAACCATCAAGCTATGGGATCCCTCGAACGAGTACCAAAATATTCGCACACTACCCGGCCACGACCATAGTGTGAGCGCTGTCCGATTTATACCCTCTGGAGCTCCTGGGGCGCCGTTATCGGGAAATCTGCTTGCGAGCGCTAGTCGAGATGTTACAGTGAGGATATGGGATGTTACGACAGGGTATTGCGTCAAGACGATAAGAGGACATGTCGACTGGATTCGTGATGTCGCTCCGTCGCTGGATGGAAAATACCTGCTATCGACTGGCAACGATCGAACAGTGAGACTGTGGGATATTTCAGTACCAAATCCCGAAGCCAAGCTCGTCATGATTGGCCACGAGCATTTCGTCGAATGCTGTACCTTTGCGCCACCAGCAGCATACTCGCACATGGCTACCCTGGCCGGTTTAAAGAAAGCGCCTCCAGCAAGCAGCACGGCGGAGTTCATGGCGACAGGTGGACGAGATAAGACGATCAAGCTATGGGATGGTCGAGGAACCTGTATCAAGACCCTGATAGGTCATGACAACTGGGTTCGAGGACTTGTGTTCCATCCAAGCGGCAAATTCCTCCTCTCCGTATCCGACGACAAGACGATTCGATGCTGGGATCTGAGCCAAGAAGGAAAGTGCGTCAAGACCGTCGAAGGAGCGCACGAACATTTCATTACAAGTCTGAGATGGGCGCcacctattataaaggacAAGGGTCCGACTGAGGAAGCCAATGGTGATGTGGGCACTCCCAAGaaagcggcggcggcggcaccTCAAGATGTGCAGATCCGCTGTGTCATTGCTACAGGAAGTGTAGATATGTCTCTTCGAATCTTTTCGCGGTAG
- a CDS encoding hypothetical protein (MEROPS:MER0035973): protein MAAKSTIKVPHLGGIDAGYRVSGSGIDSSKPTLVLVNSMCTTSSLFEAQFSAQELTDKINLLAIEPLGHGATSSKSEHFTYWDSAIMNLQVMEALGVDKAFALGTSAGGWIVVRMALLAPEKILGLLPLGTSMDYESAESREKGCWDPKTQLGPFYESWHSNTPTPDFVVDDVWRGLVSSVGFGSNPSPETLAFWDETLKQVYRGDEGRKKLRIAVVNLFERDGLLLRLRDVKCPVYWLQGTADPVFGTTVPAEHIKLFTSSPEATLDFVEGGGHYLSATNPKEINEAILKMVNKYA from the exons ATGGCTGCCAAATCTACTATCAAGGTTCCCCACCTCGGAGGCATCGATGCCGGCTATCGTGTCTCGGGCTCTGGCATCGACTCTAGCAAACCTACCCTTGTGCTCGTCAACTCCATGTGCACCACATCATCTCTCTTTGAAGCACAGTTCTCTGCTCAGGAGCTCACTGACAAGATCAACCTTCTCGCCATCGAACCCCTCGGCCATGGCGccacaagctcaaagtcAGAGCACTTCACCTACTGGGACTCAGCCATCATGAACCTCCAGGTCATGGAAGCTCTTGGCGTCGACAAGGCTTTCGCCCTGGGAACAAGCGCTGGCGGCTGGATCGTCGTTCGCATGGCTCTTCTAGCCCCTGAAAAG atccttggccttctcccGCTTGGCACGTCCATGGACTACGAGTCCGCAGAGTCTCGCGAGAAAGGCTGCTGGGACCCCAAGACTCAGCTTGGCCCCTTCTACGAGAGCTGGCACAGCAATACGCCCACGCCTGACTTTGTCGTCGATGACGTTTGGCGCGGTCTTGTCTCGTCGGTAGGCTTCGGAAGCAACCCGTCTCCTGAAACGCTGGCGTTCTGGGACGAGACGCTCAAGCAGGTCTATCGCGGAGACGAGGGCCGAAAGAAGCTGCGGATCGCCGTTGTCAACCTCTTTGAGAGGGATGGTCTGCTTCTCCGCTTGCGAGACGTCAAGTGCCCCGTTTACTGGCTTCAG GGCACTGCCGATCCTGTGTTTGGCACGACTGTTCCTGCTGAGCATATCAAGCTCTTCACTTCTAGCCCTGAGGCTACGCTTGACTTTGTCGAGGGTGGTGGTCATTACCTGAGCGCTACTAACCCCAAGGAGATTAACGAGGCCATTCTCAAGATGGTGAACAAGTATGCTTAA
- a CDS encoding hypothetical protein (EggNog:ENOG41): MLSEQNDSGSGSGSGGRPSLVHTPLRREKKRVGFHSSKESSGESSDSTTRPQQTQTRQQQKDEGVFSPAGSPKLAPGELPPNAPDAYELSLALTKILSAEQEKKRQVQGLAPDTPDVVGPKRPRPALRRNTSYDDPNEREKADQAESRTTERQYRSMADARQRADRLAVSLGSYSAPGSRRASLDLEEVPSFKPLIEDYDNPKISPPAGSNTIEDAGGYFGLRQRIANSDRFQHHAAAENLVRSHTRKGKRDLFTQHPNGGPTSGTATPVLQQAYAHDYVPRPDQYRGGILSSLLKLYHDDRAPGSGMNTPKDPGTPLMSPRNSPPVSRPGSSNGTPPIRSPPRSRPTSGLFNYHKNRNSTSSLALTELMKSSSMFAAPASANISDKWAEKIKQQPPPPKKRDKARITIHIAGIIQRHRYLLKLCRALMMYGAPTHRLEEYMTMSSRVLEIEAQFLYLPGCMIISFDDSTTHTTEVKLVRVPQGIDLGRLRDVHNIYKEVVHDKIGVEEATKRLDDVNTRKDKYNVWIRVFLYGVASACVAPFAFQGRFIDLPIAFFLGCIVGILQLVLAPSNELYAHVFEVSAALITSFFARAFGSIQNGKLFCFSALAQSSIALILPGYMVLCSSLELQSHNLVAGSVRMVHALIYTLFLGYGITIGASLYGMIDSNATSRSTCDNPLGREWYFLFVPGFTMCLCLINQAKWKQTPVMVGMALAGWSVNSYCAEYFGGNGQISNMLGALTIGILANLYSRMGRHIENGYLDFVDWWKLRVRPRYTKKKIDSDSWSLPTLNDPESRPGTPEKHHEPEKKPRKVGYSLAAAAMLPAIFVQVPSGLAAGGSLLASITMADEITKNGTKVASDMNTMGNLEGTAFNVLFKVIQVAIGISVGLFMSALIVYPLGKRRSGLFSF; encoded by the coding sequence ATGCTATCTGAACAGAATGATAGTGGGAGTGGGAGCGGCAGCGGTGGGAGACCTAGTCTGGTACACACTCCCCTCCGCAGGGAAAAGAAGCGAGTAGGTTTCCACTCCAGCAAAGAATCCTCCGGAGAGAGCAGCGACTCAACAACTCGCCCGCAACAAACGCAAACacgacagcagcagaaaGACGAAGGCGTCTTCTCGCCAGCTGGTTCACCGAAACTAGCCCCTGGGGAATTGCCCCCCAACGCACCAGATGCTTACGAACTAAGCCTTGCTCTCACAAAGATCCTCTCCgctgagcaggagaagaaacgACAGGTCCAGGGTCTCGCGCCAGATACCCCGGATGTAGTAGGACCAAAGAGACCGCGACCTGCGCTCAGGAGAAATACGAGCTATGATGATCCTAATGAGCGGGAGAAGGCGGACCAGGCGGAGTCGAGGACCACGGAGAGACAGTACCGATCTATGGCTGATGCACGACAGAGAGCTGATCGGTTAGCTGTCTCGTTGGGGAGTTACTCTGCCCCTGGATCACGACGAGCAtcgcttgatcttgaggaagtcCCCTCGTTTAAGCCGCTGATCGAGGACTATGATAATCCCAAGATTTCACCGCCGGCTGGGTCAAACACCATTGAAGATGCAGGAGGATACTTTGGTCTTCGACAGAGAATAGCAAACTCTGATCGCTTTCAGCATCACGCTGCGGCTGAGAATCTAGTTAGGTCTCATACCCGCAAGGGAAAACGGGATCTATTCACACAGCATCCCAACGGTGGACCGACTTCTGGAACTGCTACACCTGTTCTTCAACAAGCTTACGCCCACGACTACGTCCCCCGACCGGACCAATACCGCGGCGGTATTCTCTCGTCACTGCTGAAGCTGTATCACGATGATAGAGCACCAGGTAGCGGTATGAACACACCCAAGGATCCGGGTACACCACTCATGTCGCCGCGTAACTCACCACCTGTATCCCGCCCCGGCTCATCCAACGGAACGCCTCCTATCCGATCACCACCTCGCTCACGACCGACGAGCGGGTTGTTCAATTACCACAAGAACAGAAACTCGACGTCTTCGCTTGCACTCACGGAGTTGATGAAGTCCTCTTCCATGTTTGCGGCGCCAGCTTCAGCGAATATCTCTGATAAATGGGCTGAGAAGATAAAGCAACAACCGCCACCCCCGAAGAAGCGTGATAAGGCGAGGATTACTATTCATATTGCGGGTATTATCCAACGACATCGGTATCTGCTCAAGTTGTGTAGGGCTCTTATGATGTATGGTGCGCCTACACATCGGTTGGAAGAGTACATGACAATGTCATCTCGTGTCCTCGAGATTGAAGCTCAGTTCTTGTACCTCCCTGGATGCATGATTATCAGCTTTGATGATAGCACTACGCATACCACTGAGGTTAAGCTCGTTCGTGTACCGCAGGGTATTGACCTCGGTCGTCTTCGAGACGTACACAACATTTACAAAGAAGTTGTCCATGACAAGATCGGGGTTGAAGAAGCGACGAAACGACTTGACGATGTCAACACGCGGAAGGATAAATACAACGTCTGGATTCGGGTGTTCTTATACGGCGTCGCTTCAGCTTGTGTTGCGCCCTTTGCTTTCCAGGGCCGGTTCATCGATTTACCTATTGCCTTCTTTCTCGGATGTATCGTCGGTATTCTTCAACTCGTCTTGGCGCCTAGCAATGAACTATACGCCCACGTCTTTGAAGTTTCGGCCGCCCTTATCACGTCGTTCTTCGCTCGAGCATTCGGTTCTATCCAAAACGGCAAACTCTTCTGTTTCAGTGCACTAGCACAGAGTAGTATTGCCCTCATTCTCCCAGGGTACATGGTCCTCTGTAGTTCTCTCGAGCTTCAAAGCCATAACCTCGTCGCCGGTAGTGTACGCATGGTCCACGCTCTCATCTACACTCTCTTCCTCGGATACGGTATCACTATCGGTGCTTCGCTCTACGGCATGATCGACAGTAACGCAACGAGTCGCTCGACCTGCGATAACCCCCTCGGTCGGGAATGGtacttcctcttcgtccCAGGCTTCACCATGTGTCTCTGTCTCATCAACCAAGCCAAGTGGAAGCAAACTCCTGTTATGGTCGGGATGGCTTTAGCTGGATGGTCGGTCAACAGTTACTGCGCTGAGTACTTTGGAGGAAACGGGCAAATCTCCAATATGCTGGGTGCTTTGACGATTGGTATTCTCGCGAACTTGTACTCGAGAATGGGTCGACATATCGAGAATGGATACCTGGACTTTGTCGACTGGTGGAAGCTCAGGGTTCGACCACGATATACCAAGAAGAAAATCGACTCGGACTCGTGGTCCCTCCCTACCCTCAATGACCCCGAGTCTCGACCTGGAACACCAGAGAAACATCACGAgcccgagaagaagccccGCAAGGTGGGATACAGTCTCGCAGCTGCAGCTATGCTTCCAGCGATTTTCGTGCAAGTTCCCTCTGGCTTAGCAGCGGGAGGTTCTCTGTTAGCCAGCATCACTATGGCCGACGAGATTACCAAGAACGGAACAAAGGTAGCATCCGACATGAACACAATGGGCAATCTTGAAGGAACTGCGTTCAACGTCTTGTTCAAGGTCATCCAAGTTGCCATTGGTATCAGTGTCGGTTTGTTCATGAGTGCACTGATCGTCTACCCCTTGGGTAAGAGACGAAGTGGACTGTTCAGTTTCTAA